Proteins encoded by one window of Sulfurospirillum barnesii SES-3:
- a CDS encoding sensor domain-containing diguanylate cyclase produces the protein MNLYNKVLFLSFLQLGTIFVFGIYQIQSLYLTQKRAFDQKNVMQAEVIQKRFEEKQQSLQKTAHILINSQEVITGILSHDTDMLYNWSKLFLSSTSEKIHFMDLDGTIISRGEAEFNFGDDTSQRFYVRQALQNDTFLGIDFVDGEECLIYAKRVKQYGQRPIGVISLAIVIDNAFLNTLVQDTSMTMTYTSTHQTLSTSIEPFLPQALSSSLHVTFQTGGAKDANFSISPSSEEELYALKEARNTFLIGISLALLILMLALHFTLLKHLKEHKALSLVLIDFYEDRLSIHDLMRAIKHTLHQHTTPEIKKIAEALFNMSEKIAHTQTALEHSSTTDQLTALANRRKVEEYLEQKIEESKRGAFFSIIMIDIDHFKNINDTYGHAIGDHVLIHTARLMSASIRESDMLGRWGGEEFLLILPNTPLDGALRIAEHIRATLHQHTFEHYPEFLSMSLGVATHQPNDTSKTILKRADNALYKAKNGGRNQVQHES, from the coding sequence ATGAATCTCTACAATAAAGTCCTTTTTCTCTCATTCCTACAACTAGGAACCATCTTTGTATTTGGAATCTACCAAATACAATCTTTATACCTGACACAAAAAAGAGCCTTTGACCAAAAAAATGTCATGCAAGCAGAAGTCATCCAAAAACGCTTTGAAGAGAAGCAACAAAGCTTACAAAAAACAGCCCATATTCTTATTAACTCGCAAGAGGTCATCACAGGAATTCTAAGCCACGATACCGATATGCTGTACAATTGGAGCAAACTTTTTCTCTCTTCTACGTCTGAGAAAATTCATTTTATGGATTTAGACGGTACGATCATTAGCCGAGGGGAAGCTGAATTTAATTTTGGCGATGATACCTCACAACGCTTTTATGTGCGTCAAGCCCTTCAAAACGATACCTTTTTGGGTATTGACTTCGTGGATGGAGAAGAGTGTTTAATTTATGCAAAACGTGTGAAACAGTATGGGCAAAGACCTATTGGAGTTATTAGTCTTGCTATTGTCATTGACAATGCCTTTTTGAACACTTTAGTACAAGACACCAGCATGACCATGACCTACACCTCCACCCACCAAACTCTTTCGACTTCAATAGAACCATTTTTGCCTCAGGCGCTCTCGTCTTCTTTACATGTAACCTTCCAAACAGGTGGTGCAAAAGATGCTAACTTTAGTATTAGCCCTTCTTCAGAAGAGGAGCTTTATGCCCTTAAAGAAGCACGTAACACCTTTTTAATCGGCATCTCTTTAGCACTATTGATTCTGATGTTAGCCTTGCATTTTACACTGCTTAAACACTTAAAAGAGCACAAAGCACTCTCTCTCGTCTTGATTGATTTTTACGAAGACCGTCTTAGCATACACGATCTTATGAGAGCCATCAAACATACCTTGCATCAACACACCACCCCTGAAATCAAAAAAATTGCAGAAGCCTTGTTTAACATGAGCGAGAAAATAGCACACACACAAACAGCCCTTGAACACTCAAGCACAACCGACCAACTCACCGCCCTTGCCAATAGACGCAAAGTTGAAGAATATTTAGAACAAAAAATAGAAGAGAGCAAACGGGGTGCTTTTTTTTCAATTATTATGATAGATATTGACCATTTTAAAAACATTAACGACACCTATGGGCATGCGATAGGTGACCATGTTCTTATTCATACCGCACGTCTAATGAGTGCGTCCATTCGAGAAAGTGACATGCTGGGGCGTTGGGGTGGAGAGGAGTTTTTACTGATTTTACCCAACACGCCTCTTGATGGGGCATTACGCATTGCTGAACACATCCGTGCCACCCTACACCAACACACCTTTGAGCACTACCCTGAGTTTTTAAGCATGAGCCTAGGTGTTGCAACACACCAGCCAAACGATACTTCAAAAACCATCTTAAAACGTGCCGATAACGCACTCTATAAAGCCAAAAATGGCGGAAGAAATCAGGTACAACATGAAAGTTAA